A DNA window from Ostrea edulis chromosome 5, xbOstEdul1.1, whole genome shotgun sequence contains the following coding sequences:
- the LOC125652223 gene encoding coiled-coil domain-containing protein 97-like, whose translation MDLQSQSSTTNTNGDNSEIMWDAEIDSDDLRNIRERMLERVAKSDAHFKHQQLGESDLTKAEKLQIAEKLLNKGDKTFLERFWQYLSPEDLEYFSKSKGDYEVKFYLQEIKKNSNANFCTNVVKNRRYEAMKKLESDGEYFSEEEMKFRDPYLYEQLIGQFITEEEAQQMIDKSDLRFSTILLKHMDKLGENELYRKEKEKEECQMEEEDTSDEEEEIEDDTTGIEISEEKKKDLKAEFTRIMKERFMAGEDRHFDYSSVDHNTDYDDLNVLDQDEEEKYFDSEEADVVKANNLMEEQTQTKAMCFEDS comes from the exons atggatttgCAGAGTCAGTCATCCACGACAAATACAAACGGAGATAACAGTGAAATCATGTGGGATGCAGAAATTGATTCAGATGATCTCAGAAACATTAGGGAAAGGATGCTAGAACGTGTTGCTAAATCAGACGCTCACTTTAAACATCAACAGTTAGGAGAGTCGGATCTCACTAAAGCAGAGAAATTACAGATAGCAGAGAAGCTCTTAAACAAGGGAGATAAAACTTTCCTGGAAAGATTCTGGCAATATTTATCTCCAGAGGACTTAGAATATTTCTCCAAGAGTAAAGGTGATTATGAAGTCAAGTTCTATCTGCAGGAAATCAAGAAAAACTCTAATGCTAATTTCTGTACCAATGTGGTGAAAAACAGACGTTATGAAGCAATGAAGAAGTTGGAGAGTGATGGGGAGTATTTCAGTGAAGAGGAAATGAAGTTCCGAGATCCATATCTGTATGAACAGTTGATTGGTCAGTTTATCACTGAGGAGGAGGCACAGCAGATGATTGACAAGTCAGACCTCAGATTCTCTACCATCCTATTAAAACATATGGATAAATTGGGCGAAAATGAGCTTTAtcgaaaagaaaaagaaaaggag GAATGTCAAATGGAAGAAGAGGATACCAGTGATGAAG AAGAAGAAATAGAGGACGATACAACAGGTATCGAAATATCAGAGGAGAAGAAAAAGGACCTGAAAGCAGAATTCACTCGAATCATGAAGGAGAGATTTATGGCTGGAGAAGACAGACATTTTGATTACAG CTCTGTGGACCACAATACTGATTATGATGACCTCAATGTTCTTGACCAAGATGAGGAAGAAAAGTACTTTGATTCCGAGGAAGCAGATGTTGTAAAGGCTAACAACCTGATGGAGGAGCAGACGCAAACAAAGGCCATGTGCTTTGAGGACAGCTAA
- the LOC125650118 gene encoding uncharacterized protein LOC125650118 codes for METNNQSKYPQPGKIILTCLGSTISLTIINNMADNPGINLPTGGNMSSNTDVAFPDMSLAEDIVNRAREEVEKTMEKAMASQQGGQEFEEVIEYIEPIQDPYGKAIKYLEQHDILQLFQALTANIVYFKPEDPIGYMMKEIEVIKKEKAATKSAEKK; via the exons ATGGAAACTAACAACCAGTCAAAGTATCCCCAACCGGGAAAAATAATTTTGACTTGCCTTGGTTCTACTATTTCCTTGACGATAATAAACAACATGGCGGATAATCCTGGGATAAACTTGCCAACTGGGGGCAATATGAGTTCAAATACGGACGTTGCTTTCCCTGATATGAGTTTAGCCGAGGATATTGTGAACAGAGCTCGAGAGGAAGTCGAAAAAACAATGGAGAAGGCAATGGCGAGCCAACAAGGAGGACAAGAATTCGAAGAAGTTATTGAATACATAGAACCTATTCAGGATCCGTATGGAAAAGCTATCAAATATCTGGAGCAGCACGATATTCTACAACTTTTCCAG gCATTAACTGCAAATATAGTATACTTTAAACCAGAAGATCCTATTGGCTACATGATGAAAGAAATTGAGGTGATCAAGAAGGAAAAGGCCGCCACAAAATCTGCCGAAAAGAAATGA